Proteins from a single region of Dyadobacter fanqingshengii:
- the kduD gene encoding 2-dehydro-3-deoxy-D-gluconate 5-dehydrogenase KduD has product MSTINLFDLTGKTALVTGANRGIGKAMAEALAEAGADIIAVSSSDIQSAGDLQHAVTKTGRKFYPYQADLGNRESIYAFIEKVKTAHNRIDILINNAGIILRQPAAEHSDEYWDQVLNINLDAPYILSREFGRDMIARGYGKIIFTASLLTFQGGINVPGYTASKSAIGGLVKALANEWAGKGVNVNAIAPGYINTDNTEALRNDPVRSKSILDRIPAGRWGMPEDFKGPALFLASDASSYVNGTILTVDGGWMGR; this is encoded by the coding sequence ATGAGTACAATCAATTTATTTGACCTGACGGGCAAAACCGCACTGGTAACCGGTGCCAACCGCGGAATAGGCAAGGCAATGGCCGAGGCACTCGCAGAGGCGGGAGCGGATATCATTGCCGTTTCGTCATCCGACATTCAGTCAGCCGGCGACTTACAGCATGCTGTTACAAAAACCGGCAGGAAATTTTATCCTTATCAGGCCGATTTAGGAAACCGTGAAAGCATTTATGCATTCATTGAAAAAGTGAAAACAGCCCATAATCGCATCGACATTCTCATCAACAATGCAGGCATTATTCTGAGGCAGCCTGCAGCGGAACATTCAGACGAATACTGGGATCAGGTGCTGAACATTAATCTGGATGCACCTTATATTCTTTCCAGGGAGTTTGGTCGCGATATGATCGCGCGTGGATATGGCAAGATCATCTTTACAGCTTCGTTACTGACATTTCAGGGCGGCATTAATGTTCCCGGTTACACGGCATCCAAAAGCGCGATCGGCGGTCTTGTAAAGGCATTAGCCAACGAATGGGCCGGAAAGGGGGTGAATGTGAACGCCATAGCGCCGGGCTACATCAATACAGACAACACGGAAGCATTGCGAAACGACCCTGTGAGAAGCAAATCCATCCTCGACCGCATCCCGGCTGGAAGGTGGGGGATGCCGGAGGATTTTAAAGGCCCGGCTTTGTTCCTGGCGTCAGATGCATCTAGTTACGTGAACGGCACCATATTAACCGTTGACGGCGGCTGGATGGGCCGGTAA
- a CDS encoding LacI family DNA-binding transcriptional regulator, with the protein METITIKDIAKALGLSTSTVSRALRNSYEINPETKKLVMEYAERMNYRPNPIALSLRDSKSKSIGVIIPEIANHFFSQLINGIESIAYNLGYHVVIFQSHESYEREVANTNYLVSRKVDGLLISLSSLTTNLFHFQDLMERGLPIVFLDRVPNAIETHKVVVDNFAGSYEATEHLIKSGRKRIAHLTSPIYLSITTERLAGYKQALEDNGLPFDESYVKYCYHGGKVATENEAAVQEMLEMPEPPDAIFTASDRLTTGCMSVLQKKKIRIPEQIAIVGFTNISVAELLNPPLTAVVQPAMEMGQQAVELLIRLIEHPQKTDVFETRSLKTSLIIRESSVGKAEAL; encoded by the coding sequence TTGGAGACTATCACAATTAAGGACATTGCCAAAGCGCTGGGACTTTCGACTTCGACCGTCTCCCGTGCCTTGCGAAACAGCTATGAAATAAACCCGGAAACCAAGAAATTGGTCATGGAATATGCCGAGCGGATGAATTACCGGCCTAATCCCATTGCGCTGAGTTTGCGGGACAGTAAAAGCAAGTCCATTGGGGTCATTATTCCTGAAATCGCCAATCATTTCTTCTCGCAACTTATCAATGGCATTGAATCGATAGCCTATAATCTCGGTTATCATGTGGTTATTTTTCAAAGTCATGAATCGTACGAAAGGGAAGTCGCCAATACAAATTACCTGGTTTCCCGGAAAGTAGATGGCCTTTTGATCTCGCTATCCAGCCTTACCACCAACCTGTTCCATTTTCAGGACCTGATGGAAAGAGGTTTACCAATCGTTTTTCTTGACCGCGTGCCGAATGCGATTGAAACGCACAAGGTCGTCGTGGACAATTTTGCGGGAAGTTATGAGGCCACGGAGCATTTAATCAAATCCGGCAGAAAGCGCATCGCACATTTGACTAGCCCCATTTATTTATCCATAACGACCGAGCGCTTAGCGGGTTATAAGCAAGCCTTGGAAGATAATGGCCTCCCATTCGATGAATCGTATGTCAAATATTGTTACCATGGGGGTAAAGTAGCCACTGAAAACGAGGCTGCTGTGCAGGAAATGCTGGAAATGCCCGAACCGCCTGACGCCATTTTTACGGCAAGTGATCGCCTTACGACGGGTTGTATGTCTGTTTTGCAAAAGAAAAAGATCAGGATCCCGGAGCAGATCGCGATTGTCGGGTTTACGAATATCAGCGTTGCAGAGTTGCTTAATCCGCCATTAACAGCTGTTGTACAACCCGCGATGGAAATGGGCCAGCAAGCAGTTGAATTGCTGATCAGGCTCATTGAGCATCCGCAAAAGACGGATGTCTTTGAAACCAGATCATTAAAAACCTCGTTGATCATCCGCGAATCGTCCGTTGGAAAAGCGGAAGCATTGTAA
- a CDS encoding NUDIX hydrolase encodes MISLAIDGALFNYRVAGVAIVDGKVLLHKTPSDKFWSLPGGRASLFEFSKDTLIREMQEETGMDVLVGEMLWVSENFFVYNDKKHHELGFYYKMEIPSLTDLNDFIGVEGDSELLFKWHPIAEISNLRLYPEFLVAELAQNPLRVNQFTSGFTDLDKA; translated from the coding sequence ATGATCAGCCTGGCCATTGATGGAGCATTGTTTAATTACCGCGTTGCGGGCGTTGCGATCGTGGACGGGAAAGTGCTTTTACATAAAACGCCGTCAGACAAATTTTGGAGCTTGCCCGGCGGCCGCGCTTCCCTGTTTGAGTTTTCCAAGGACACATTGATCCGCGAAATGCAGGAAGAAACCGGAATGGACGTGCTGGTGGGGGAAATGCTCTGGGTTTCAGAGAATTTCTTTGTTTATAACGACAAGAAACACCACGAGTTGGGGTTTTATTACAAAATGGAAATCCCGTCATTAACAGATCTGAACGATTTCATAGGCGTGGAAGGTGACAGTGAATTGCTTTTTAAATGGCATCCAATTGCCGAAATTTCCAACCTAAGGCTTTATCCCGAATTTTTGGTTGCCGAACTTGCGCAAAATCCGCTCCGTGTAAACCAATTTACCTCCGGTTTCACAGATCTGGACAAAGCCTGA
- a CDS encoding glycoside hydrolase family 31 protein translates to MLNVFCLRSLLILLYLIPATLAAQNIQWQEIYPGVWKGVAGKPDDYDLLKAAEITPSSTLQKLSKEPFPLDKAEIRVEQNNGKTYLRLPLVKNEQLFGFGLNFQTVHQRGRIMQLHADHYGKTDNGRTHAPVPFYVSSLGYGVFVNSAKYIDVYAGSNVRKDSKNPPEVMDRNTDKNWSAHPYSDAVEMLIPAQGIEIYVFAGPKPINAVQRFNLLSGGGCLPPRWGLGFTQRVHRLYTSEQVKQEAKAFEEKGFPLDFIGLEPGWQSKSYPCTFEWDKSRFPDPAGFVKEMDAMGVKINLWTNPYVSPDAAIYKPMLPFTGSHTVWNGIVPDLSMPQARKILFDQFEKEHVKIGVSGYKIDEVDGFDSYLWPDVATFPSGRSSEQIRQTYGLLVQKHSFEMFRRNNVRTYGLVRASNAGGASFPYVIYNDNYSHEDFITALINSGYAGVLWTPEVRASKTAEEWLRRFQTVCFSPMAMINAWSSSTQPWTFPEVAPQIKAVAELRMRMMPYWYSEFAKYHYDGTPPFRGMSLEEGFSGNVSKEKTATDLEANPYEEAVVKEVKDQYMAGEFLLVAPLFTGQTSRTVILPKGKWFDFYTGKLVGDGEIITISPGLDQIPVFVKNGAIIPMMPALLHAPKAGQKVDLEIRHYGDQNGSYKLYDDDGETFAYEKGIFSWRDIQVEKQADGKFKGNISNAEIGKPSTVGNVTWRFMTQ, encoded by the coding sequence ATGCTTAATGTCTTCTGCCTGCGCTCGTTACTCATCCTGCTTTACCTGATTCCGGCAACATTGGCCGCGCAAAACATTCAATGGCAGGAAATATATCCCGGCGTTTGGAAAGGAGTGGCTGGTAAGCCGGACGATTATGACTTGCTCAAAGCCGCAGAAATAACGCCTTCGTCAACACTGCAAAAGCTTTCAAAGGAACCATTTCCGTTGGATAAGGCCGAGATCCGCGTTGAGCAGAACAATGGCAAAACTTATCTCAGGCTTCCGTTGGTCAAAAATGAGCAGCTTTTTGGTTTTGGGTTAAATTTTCAGACTGTGCATCAGCGCGGAAGGATCATGCAGCTGCACGCAGATCATTATGGAAAGACCGATAATGGCCGTACACACGCGCCTGTGCCCTTTTATGTGTCGTCGCTGGGTTATGGTGTCTTTGTTAATTCAGCTAAATACATCGATGTATACGCGGGCTCCAATGTGCGCAAAGACAGCAAAAATCCGCCGGAGGTGATGGACCGTAACACGGATAAAAATTGGAGCGCGCACCCTTATTCCGATGCCGTGGAAATGCTGATCCCAGCCCAAGGCATTGAAATTTACGTGTTTGCAGGCCCCAAACCCATCAATGCAGTCCAGCGGTTCAACTTGCTGAGCGGCGGCGGATGCCTGCCCCCGCGCTGGGGACTGGGTTTTACGCAGCGCGTGCACAGACTTTACACATCCGAGCAAGTGAAGCAGGAGGCCAAAGCATTTGAGGAAAAAGGTTTTCCGCTCGATTTCATTGGCCTGGAACCGGGCTGGCAGAGTAAATCCTACCCCTGCACATTTGAATGGGACAAATCGCGTTTTCCTGATCCGGCGGGTTTTGTGAAAGAAATGGATGCGATGGGTGTTAAAATCAATTTATGGACCAATCCTTACGTTTCTCCTGACGCTGCAATTTATAAACCCATGTTGCCGTTTACCGGCTCGCATACGGTCTGGAATGGCATTGTGCCTGACCTTTCCATGCCACAAGCGCGAAAAATCCTTTTTGATCAATTTGAAAAAGAACATGTAAAAATCGGCGTGAGTGGCTATAAGATCGATGAAGTGGACGGTTTTGATTCTTATTTATGGCCTGACGTCGCCACGTTTCCATCGGGACGTTCCTCGGAACAGATCCGCCAGACTTATGGATTGCTCGTCCAAAAACACAGTTTTGAAATGTTCCGGAGAAATAATGTGCGCACATACGGGCTCGTGCGCGCGTCCAATGCAGGTGGAGCTTCTTTCCCCTATGTGATTTATAATGACAATTACAGCCATGAAGATTTCATTACGGCATTGATTAACAGCGGTTATGCAGGCGTTTTATGGACGCCTGAGGTGCGCGCATCCAAAACCGCGGAAGAATGGTTGAGGCGTTTCCAAACGGTTTGCTTTTCGCCCATGGCAATGATCAATGCCTGGTCAAGTAGCACGCAGCCTTGGACATTCCCGGAAGTTGCGCCGCAAATAAAAGCTGTTGCTGAACTGCGTATGCGCATGATGCCTTACTGGTATTCCGAATTTGCCAAATATCATTACGACGGCACGCCGCCATTCCGCGGAATGAGCCTGGAAGAAGGCTTTTCAGGCAATGTTAGCAAAGAAAAAACAGCCACAGACCTGGAAGCGAATCCATACGAAGAAGCGGTTGTTAAGGAAGTGAAAGACCAATACATGGCCGGGGAGTTCCTGCTCGTTGCGCCCCTGTTTACCGGCCAGACATCCCGCACAGTCATTCTTCCAAAAGGCAAATGGTTTGATTTCTACACCGGAAAATTGGTGGGCGACGGAGAAATTATCACCATCTCACCAGGCCTCGACCAGATTCCGGTTTTCGTAAAAAACGGCGCGATCATTCCCATGATGCCCGCATTGCTGCACGCGCCAAAAGCCGGACAGAAAGTGGACCTGGAAATAAGGCATTACGGCGACCAAAATGGAAGTTATAAGCTATATGACGATGACGGAGAGACATTTGCTTATGAAAAGGGCATTTTCTCCTGGCGCGACATTCAAGTTGAAAAACAAGCAGACGGGAAATTCAAAGGCAACATTTCGAATGCAGAAATTGGTAAACCAAGTACAGTCGGCAATGTTACCTGGCGCTTTATGACGCAATGA
- a CDS encoding methionine aminotransferase, translating into MHLKAAFRSKLPRVGTTIFTKMSRLAEEHQAINLAQGFPEFDCAPELQKLVGKYIARGKNQYAPMAGVMALREAIAKKVFAATAKEYHPETEITITSGATEALYVALSTVVHPGDEVIVFEPAYDSYVPCIELNGGIPVFVTLHPQYEGIDWQDVRSKISPRTKAVIINTPHNPTGNVWKLSDLHQLADIAGQHDLMVISDEVYEHIIFDGREHISAASIPALAERTFLCGSFGKTFHTTGWKLGYCLAPKELTAEFRKIHQFLVFSVVTPIQFAIAEYLENPEHYLTLSAFYQRKRDLFVHAIQDIGFGLRPSEGSFFQNVSYENLTGENDRELAERLTIEAGVASIPVSVFYDQITNYQTLRFCFAKNDDTLLRAAELLSKVVW; encoded by the coding sequence ATGCATTTGAAGGCTGCCTTTCGCTCCAAACTTCCACGCGTTGGAACCACAATTTTTACAAAAATGTCCAGGCTGGCCGAAGAACATCAGGCTATAAACCTGGCCCAGGGTTTTCCGGAGTTCGATTGCGCGCCGGAGTTGCAGAAACTGGTTGGTAAATATATTGCGCGAGGTAAAAATCAATATGCGCCTATGGCTGGCGTGATGGCTCTGCGGGAAGCGATTGCAAAGAAAGTATTCGCTGCAACTGCAAAGGAATATCATCCCGAAACCGAAATTACCATCACCAGCGGCGCCACGGAAGCATTATATGTGGCGTTGTCCACGGTCGTTCACCCGGGTGACGAGGTGATTGTTTTTGAACCGGCTTACGACAGTTATGTCCCTTGTATTGAGCTAAATGGCGGCATTCCGGTTTTTGTAACATTGCATCCGCAGTATGAAGGCATTGACTGGCAAGATGTAAGATCAAAAATCAGCCCGAGAACGAAGGCAGTGATCATTAACACGCCACATAACCCGACTGGAAATGTTTGGAAACTGTCTGATTTGCACCAGCTTGCAGACATTGCGGGGCAGCATGATTTAATGGTGATCAGCGATGAAGTTTATGAACACATTATTTTCGATGGCCGGGAACATATTTCCGCTGCATCCATTCCCGCGCTGGCTGAGCGCACATTCCTGTGCGGTTCTTTTGGTAAAACATTCCATACAACCGGCTGGAAATTAGGTTATTGTCTGGCTCCGAAAGAATTAACTGCCGAATTCAGGAAAATCCATCAGTTCCTGGTCTTCAGTGTGGTAACGCCCATTCAGTTTGCCATTGCCGAATATTTGGAAAACCCTGAGCATTACTTAACATTATCGGCATTTTACCAGCGGAAGAGGGATTTGTTTGTGCATGCAATCCAGGATATTGGCTTTGGTTTGAGGCCGTCCGAGGGAAGTTTTTTCCAGAATGTTTCTTATGAAAATCTTACCGGGGAAAATGACCGCGAACTGGCCGAACGACTGACCATTGAAGCGGGCGTGGCGTCCATTCCTGTTTCCGTTTTTTACGATCAGATCACGAATTATCAGACCCTGCGTTTTTGTTTTGCCAAAAATGATGACACGCTGTTAAGAGCAGCGGAACTATTGAGTAAAGTTGTTTGGTAA
- a CDS encoding ABC transporter permease translates to MQFPSFIAKRIRHNEAGSFSATVSRIGVASIAIGIAVGIIAFAVLLGFKQTIRQKIFLFGAHINISSFAVGNTYEEAPLFVKNPITEALPRIPEILRWQGVAHKSGILKTADEIKGVILKGVGQDYDWNTFKGSLIDGKLITNKDSTSIKYGYSSEILISHKIASQLRLKSGDNVIMYSMQNPPRPRKLTVVGIYDTQMEEFDNNLIIGDISLVQRLNGWGKDSVGTYEVYLKDFEKLDEVAALLRRTLPPSIYLQRVTSIFPQIFDWLLLLDRNTAVFLALILFVACFNMISILLVMIMERTPLIGLLKTLGSPNKQIRMVFFRVGLHMVRKGIIIGNIAGLLVCWIQYKFNVISLDPVNYYMDTVPIVFDWPIFFMVNVITIVISGLILLIPTLIISQITPIKALLFKK, encoded by the coding sequence TTGCAATTCCCCTCATTCATCGCAAAACGCATCCGCCACAACGAAGCAGGCTCGTTTTCTGCAACCGTCTCACGCATCGGCGTTGCCAGTATTGCCATCGGGATTGCGGTCGGGATCATTGCTTTTGCCGTGTTGTTGGGTTTCAAACAAACCATTCGCCAGAAGATCTTTCTGTTCGGCGCGCACATTAATATTTCCTCGTTTGCCGTTGGTAACACTTACGAGGAAGCACCGCTTTTTGTCAAAAACCCGATTACAGAAGCATTGCCCAGAATACCCGAAATCCTTCGCTGGCAAGGCGTTGCGCACAAATCTGGCATCCTGAAAACCGCGGATGAGATTAAAGGGGTTATTCTGAAAGGCGTAGGCCAGGATTATGACTGGAATACATTCAAGGGAAGTCTCATTGACGGGAAATTGATTACTAATAAAGATTCGACTTCAATCAAATACGGATATTCCTCCGAAATCCTGATCAGCCATAAAATCGCATCGCAACTCCGGCTCAAATCCGGGGATAATGTGATCATGTATTCCATGCAAAACCCTCCCCGACCGCGTAAACTGACCGTAGTGGGCATTTACGACACACAAATGGAGGAGTTTGACAATAATCTGATCATCGGTGACATTAGTCTTGTGCAACGGCTCAATGGCTGGGGAAAGGATTCCGTCGGGACTTATGAAGTTTATCTGAAAGATTTTGAGAAGCTGGATGAAGTCGCAGCGCTGCTGAGACGGACCCTTCCGCCATCTATTTATCTGCAACGCGTCACCAGCATTTTTCCGCAGATTTTCGACTGGCTTTTGCTGCTAGACCGTAATACCGCCGTCTTTTTAGCATTAATCCTCTTCGTCGCGTGCTTCAACATGATCTCGATCCTTCTGGTAATGATCATGGAAAGGACGCCGTTAATAGGGCTTTTGAAGACATTGGGCAGTCCCAATAAACAGATCCGAATGGTCTTTTTCAGAGTTGGCCTTCATATGGTGCGCAAAGGCATCATCATTGGAAACATTGCCGGATTGCTGGTCTGCTGGATTCAATATAAATTTAATGTCATCTCCCTCGATCCCGTTAATTACTACATGGACACTGTGCCTATCGTCTTCGACTGGCCTATTTTCTTTATGGTCAATGTGATCACCATTGTTATTTCCGGACTCATTTTGCTGATCCCAACATTGATCATCTCGCAAATCACGCCTATTAAAGCCCTTTTGTTTAAAAAATAA
- the nadE gene encoding NAD(+) synthase has product MPLIKVASGVVNQTPMAWEGNTKNIIHAINEARKQQVSLLCLPELCISGYGCDDYFFAPDLVEQAKECLLEIVQETAGMVVAVGLPVRHNGSVYNAACLISNKQILGFYCKQNLANNGIHYEARWFRPWQPGIVESIEVNQMLYPIGDVLFDLAIGPIQGGTTGVKVGFEICEDGWVSNRPARRLYERGVDIILNPSASHFAFNKFMTREKLVVDASRAFSCSYIYTNLLGNEAGRAIYDGDAMIATNGDLLASSPRFSYEDFLITTAVIDTEYTRLSQVQSKITVGNKDRTWRVGGRFDFPDIDPVLPQVPDIEPFEKGGALKEEEFARAVCLALFDYLRKSRSNGFTISLSGGADSCACTALCGLMIRLADESIGMDRLKEKLSHIKDIQSAKTEEDLALVLIHNIYQGTENSSTDTLESAQSLAESIGSTFYNININGLVETYKGLIEDKIGRKLSWEQDDIALQNIQARVRAPGVWLLTNLSNHLLLATSNRSEVAVGYATMDGDTAGSISPLAGIDKHYLRQWLRWLETAGCEVKGKHIKIEGLKKVNSLQPTAELRPLAQTQTDEADLMPYEFLNALEKLAIRDKKSPLEAYRHLQVRYKGLYETEQLLAWTERFFKLWSRNQWKRERYAPSFHLDDLNLDPRTWCRFPILSGGFEKELKELKEYAAGAAMQNGSKRIGF; this is encoded by the coding sequence ATGCCATTGATCAAAGTAGCTTCCGGAGTGGTGAATCAGACGCCGATGGCGTGGGAGGGGAATACGAAGAACATCATTCATGCAATAAATGAAGCCAGGAAGCAACAGGTCAGCCTGCTTTGCTTGCCCGAATTGTGTATTTCGGGTTACGGCTGCGACGACTATTTCTTTGCACCGGATCTTGTTGAGCAGGCCAAAGAATGTCTGCTTGAAATTGTGCAGGAAACGGCCGGAATGGTTGTGGCTGTGGGCTTGCCGGTTCGGCATAACGGGAGTGTTTACAATGCTGCCTGCCTTATTTCCAACAAGCAGATCCTGGGTTTTTATTGCAAACAAAACCTCGCGAACAACGGCATTCACTACGAAGCCCGGTGGTTTCGTCCCTGGCAGCCAGGCATTGTGGAGTCCATTGAGGTGAACCAAATGCTGTATCCGATCGGGGATGTGCTTTTTGATCTGGCCATTGGTCCTATCCAAGGCGGTACCACTGGTGTGAAAGTAGGTTTTGAAATTTGTGAAGATGGCTGGGTTTCGAACCGGCCCGCGCGCAGACTTTATGAAAGGGGCGTTGATATCATTCTGAACCCAAGCGCCAGCCATTTTGCATTTAATAAATTCATGACGCGCGAAAAGCTTGTTGTAGATGCGTCAAGGGCATTTTCATGCAGTTATATTTATACCAATCTGCTTGGTAATGAGGCTGGAAGAGCGATTTACGACGGCGACGCAATGATTGCTACCAATGGCGATCTGCTGGCGTCGAGCCCGCGTTTCAGTTACGAGGATTTTCTGATTACAACCGCCGTTATCGACACGGAATATACACGCCTGAGCCAGGTGCAAAGTAAGATTACGGTTGGAAATAAAGACCGGACCTGGCGCGTTGGTGGCCGTTTCGATTTCCCCGATATCGATCCCGTTCTTCCGCAGGTTCCTGACATTGAGCCGTTTGAAAAAGGCGGAGCGTTGAAAGAAGAAGAATTTGCACGCGCAGTTTGCCTGGCATTATTTGATTATTTGAGAAAAAGCCGATCAAACGGTTTCACGATCTCCCTTTCCGGCGGCGCGGATTCCTGCGCTTGCACTGCCTTATGCGGATTGATGATCAGGCTAGCAGATGAAAGCATTGGAATGGACCGTTTGAAAGAAAAATTATCCCACATTAAAGACATTCAGTCTGCCAAAACCGAGGAAGATCTGGCTTTGGTTTTGATCCATAACATTTATCAGGGCACAGAGAACAGTTCCACGGACACCCTGGAATCGGCGCAATCGCTGGCGGAATCCATTGGTTCTACATTTTATAACATTAATATCAATGGTCTTGTCGAGACGTATAAAGGCCTTATTGAAGATAAAATTGGTAGAAAGCTTTCCTGGGAGCAGGACGACATTGCGTTGCAGAACATTCAGGCGCGGGTGCGTGCCCCGGGTGTTTGGTTGCTAACCAACCTTTCCAATCATTTGCTATTGGCCACTTCTAATCGTTCCGAGGTTGCCGTGGGTTATGCCACGATGGATGGTGACACGGCTGGCAGCATTAGCCCGCTGGCAGGCATTGACAAACATTATTTGCGGCAATGGCTGCGCTGGCTGGAAACAGCAGGCTGTGAGGTGAAAGGCAAGCACATTAAGATCGAGGGGTTGAAAAAAGTGAACAGTTTGCAACCGACCGCCGAGCTAAGACCGCTTGCCCAAACGCAAACGGACGAGGCGGATCTGATGCCCTATGAATTTCTGAATGCATTGGAAAAACTGGCAATCCGCGATAAAAAATCGCCTTTGGAAGCCTACCGTCATTTACAGGTGCGTTACAAAGGCCTTTACGAGACCGAACAGCTGCTGGCCTGGACCGAGCGTTTCTTTAAGTTATGGAGCCGAAATCAGTGGAAACGGGAGCGTTATGCGCCTTCTTTCCATTTGGATGACCTTAATCTGGACCCGAGAACGTGGTGCCGCTTCCCGATCTTGTCAGGCGGTTTTGAAAAAGAATTGAAAGAATTGAAGGAATATGCTGCTGGCGCAGCCATGCAAAATGGCAGCAAGCGGATTGGTTTTTAA
- a CDS encoding STN and carboxypeptidase regulatory-like domain-containing protein: MAANSFFKHKTSILFVWLFLMAGFASAQDLLEKKITLNVTNRPLDETLQKIGDLGGFSFSYSPDMVDVKVRVSIQANNLSVREILTTLFKDKVSFKERRRYIILQKIEVPKDEKPENFNLNGYIIDNKTGRKLANASIYESATLASAVSNQYGYYKIRLPVSLTAVRLEVRKEDYIGKTISIASREDKYLQIKLNPDTLKPLSRKAARAVSIKDSLHHKVAIPQFEVASEADFGADTIIGQVGGRPEFNMARESEKFRTTYRKVQSRVVSAFASAKQAIHTRNIEDTLYQQFQASILPFLGTNHELSGNIINDYSINLIAGYSLGVNRLAVGGLLNVVRGNVNGFQLAGVSNIVGKDVTGFQYANFLNITLGSIHGFQGTNFINYIGRNLRGFQIAGIGNVVVGTLEGYQLSAGYNYANTVRSGHQIGFVNYADSSATTPFGIFSYVRTNGYRRYEFSTDEFNYFNTAFKTGVSAFYNIFSLGTSGTMDDKPLLTLGYGFGTAQNLGKGWGINADVTANLVIFKGDPLEDVNTGLFKVAIAVEKKLGKRFALFAGPSVNLLTSRHSGLMDTEKSRGLNPIWLCGRPDDSRRTYGWVGVQAGIRFCN, encoded by the coding sequence ATGGCTGCCAATAGTTTTTTCAAACATAAAACAAGCATTCTCTTTGTCTGGCTTTTTTTAATGGCCGGTTTTGCATCTGCGCAAGACCTGCTCGAAAAAAAGATTACGCTCAATGTTACCAATCGTCCGCTGGATGAAACGTTGCAGAAGATAGGCGATCTGGGGGGATTCAGCTTTTCTTACAGCCCGGATATGGTGGATGTTAAGGTCCGGGTGTCTATTCAGGCCAATAATTTGAGTGTCAGGGAAATATTAACGACCCTTTTTAAAGACAAAGTATCCTTCAAAGAACGTCGCAGATACATTATCCTGCAAAAAATAGAAGTCCCAAAAGATGAAAAGCCAGAGAATTTCAACCTCAACGGCTATATCATCGACAACAAAACGGGCAGAAAGCTGGCGAATGCGAGTATTTACGAATCGGCCACGCTAGCGTCCGCAGTCAGCAATCAATATGGTTATTACAAAATCCGCTTGCCTGTTTCTTTGACGGCCGTTCGGCTGGAAGTCAGAAAAGAGGATTATATCGGCAAAACCATTTCAATTGCGAGCAGAGAGGATAAATATTTACAAATCAAACTTAATCCGGACACATTAAAACCACTTTCGAGAAAAGCTGCACGCGCCGTTTCGATCAAAGATTCGTTGCATCACAAAGTGGCAATTCCGCAGTTTGAGGTCGCGTCAGAAGCGGATTTCGGAGCTGACACCATTATCGGACAAGTGGGCGGCCGTCCGGAATTTAACATGGCCAGGGAATCCGAAAAGTTCAGGACAACTTATCGCAAAGTTCAGAGCCGGGTTGTGAGCGCGTTTGCATCTGCAAAACAGGCGATTCACACCCGCAACATTGAGGACACCTTATACCAACAATTCCAGGCTTCAATTTTACCGTTTTTGGGCACGAACCACGAGCTGAGCGGGAACATTATCAATGATTATTCCATTAACCTGATTGCCGGTTATTCCCTGGGTGTCAACAGATTAGCAGTTGGCGGCTTGCTCAATGTTGTGCGTGGCAATGTGAATGGATTTCAGTTGGCTGGGGTCAGCAACATTGTCGGCAAGGATGTGACCGGCTTTCAATATGCCAACTTCCTGAACATCACATTAGGAAGCATTCACGGCTTTCAGGGAACAAACTTCATCAACTACATTGGCAGAAATTTGAGAGGCTTCCAGATTGCAGGCATCGGCAATGTGGTGGTCGGGACTCTTGAAGGTTACCAGCTTTCTGCGGGTTATAATTATGCAAATACAGTGCGGAGCGGCCATCAGATCGGTTTTGTCAACTATGCGGATTCCTCGGCCACAACTCCTTTCGGGATTTTCAGCTACGTCCGCACGAATGGTTACCGCCGCTACGAGTTCTCGACCGATGAATTCAACTATTTCAACACAGCCTTCAAAACAGGCGTAAGTGCATTTTATAATATTTTCAGCCTAGGGACCAGCGGAACCATGGATGACAAACCGCTCCTGACATTGGGTTACGGCTTTGGGACAGCACAAAATTTGGGCAAAGGCTGGGGAATTAATGCGGATGTTACCGCCAACCTGGTCATTTTTAAGGGTGACCCGCTCGAAGACGTCAACACGGGACTTTTTAAAGTGGCGATAGCTGTTGAGAAAAAGCTGGGCAAACGGTTCGCGCTATTTGCGGGGCCATCTGTCAACCTGCTAACCAGCCGACATTCCGGCTTAATGGACACGGAAAAGTCAAGAGGCTTGAACCCCATCTGGCTTTGCGGGAGACCGGATGACTCCCGCAGAACCTATGGCTGGGTGGGCGTACAAGCCGGGATCAGGTTTTGTAATTAG